Proteins encoded by one window of Candidatus Hydrogenedentota bacterium:
- a CDS encoding glycoside hydrolase family 99-like domain-containing protein → MFAAFLTLGAFCTSGAAETPQTAEAGQSMHDAYTIAAYYFPNYHPDARNAKQHGEGWTEWELVKQAKPRFNGHHQPNIPLWGYTDESNPADMARKIAAAADHGIDAFIFDWYWFDDGPFLQRGLEDGFMKAPNRERLKFALMWANHNWLDIHPARLEKQSELLYPGTVTPETFDKMTDYIIETYFKHPSHWLINGQPYFSVYELHTLIQSFGTLDATREALERFREKTKAAGFPGLHLNAVTFGVRILPGETAVSEPEELVSLLGFNSVTSYVWIHHVALPEFPQTPYDYVRDKYIDHWKQAAPRYNVPYFPNVTMGWDSSPRCHSDDAFKNTGYPFMATISNNTPEAFEGGLRAVKALADTLPPGPRIITVNCWNEWTEGSYLEPDTRNGLAYLEAVQRVFVNEKQARP, encoded by the coding sequence ATGTTTGCTGCGTTTTTGACCTTAGGCGCTTTCTGTACATCAGGCGCGGCCGAGACGCCGCAGACCGCCGAGGCGGGGCAATCCATGCACGATGCGTACACCATTGCGGCGTACTACTTTCCGAACTACCATCCCGATGCGCGGAACGCGAAACAGCACGGCGAGGGATGGACCGAGTGGGAATTGGTGAAACAGGCCAAACCGCGATTCAACGGTCATCACCAGCCAAACATCCCGCTCTGGGGATACACGGACGAGTCAAATCCCGCGGATATGGCCCGGAAAATCGCAGCTGCCGCTGATCACGGCATTGACGCCTTCATTTTCGACTGGTATTGGTTCGATGACGGCCCCTTCCTGCAGCGGGGTCTCGAGGACGGCTTCATGAAAGCCCCGAACCGCGAGCGCCTCAAGTTCGCCCTGATGTGGGCCAACCACAACTGGCTCGACATTCACCCCGCACGGCTCGAAAAGCAAAGTGAACTGCTCTACCCGGGAACGGTTACCCCCGAGACCTTCGACAAGATGACGGACTACATCATCGAGACCTACTTCAAACATCCCAGCCACTGGCTCATCAACGGCCAACCGTACTTTTCGGTCTACGAATTGCACACCCTCATCCAGAGTTTTGGAACGCTTGACGCCACACGAGAGGCACTCGAACGGTTTCGGGAAAAGACCAAGGCGGCGGGGTTCCCCGGCCTGCACCTGAACGCCGTGACCTTCGGCGTACGCATCCTGCCCGGCGAAACGGCGGTTTCCGAACCCGAAGAGCTGGTTTCCCTTTTGGGCTTCAACAGCGTCACCTCGTACGTCTGGATCCACCACGTCGCCTTGCCCGAGTTTCCGCAGACGCCCTATGATTATGTGCGCGACAAATACATTGACCACTGGAAACAGGCCGCGCCCAGATACAACGTGCCCTATTTCCCCAATGTGACAATGGGATGGGATTCTTCGCCCCGCTGTCATTCCGACGACGCATTCAAGAATACCGGGTATCCCTTCATGGCAACGATCTCGAACAACACGCCCGAAGCCTTCGAGGGCGGCCTGCGCGCCGTGAAGGCGCTCGCGGATACCTTGCCCCCGGGCCCGCGCATCATCACCGTCAACTGCTGGAACGAGTGGACGGAAGGCAGCTACC